The window cgaCCTAACTTCTTTTTACACGTGAGCCATAGAAattcttttgttcttttagtCTCTCTCTTGGATACATACATGTGGATGTAaagggggaaaagaaaagagatgggGCCAATCAACCATGAGTGATCACTTTTCAAAAGAGAATAGTAGAAATGGACACCAATAATGTTTCCTTTATGCAATATTATAACAAATCAGATGCAGAAGAATCCAAATACCACATAAATTCAAACAACGAAACTCCTAAGAAACTTCTTAAGAAACTCCAAACCCCTTCCATCACCCCCTTATGATTATCCTTTCTCTCAAGAAACTTCCTCGAACCTACCTTCCAATTCTTATTCCATTTTTTCTCAACTCTACAAACGTCCATTTTCTATATTTCATAcaaattcaataaaaataatctgaagaaaaaaaagaaaggaaaggaggGGTATCACTGTTATTTCAGTTTTCTTatacataatatataaaaattataaagtTGAAACGACTCGATCCTCTCCAAACCTATATTAATCCGTCGGTGCTTCTCTCTACGCTCACTCCAACAccgtgaaaaagaaaaaaacttcatattattacataaaaaagaaattgcATCGCTCCAAATgtaggaaaaagaaataatttctCTTTGTAATTTTGTTGTTATATGAAACGTAAAGATTAAGCAACAACCCTCCAAAATTTTCCAAATATCGAAAGATTATACACATTAGAAGTTAGCATAAGGTCCACCCATTTCATGTCGCTAGCTAATAACCATggaataaatatttaaaatgttattGTGCTTTCGATCTCATACATCCAACCCGTTGTCACAGCCTTCTCCAATTATTTCTTGTGGTTGTTGACGACCTTCCAAAATTTTGATAGTCAGTAATTTTTTAGCAGCAATCAGATCAATATTAGAGTATTAGTATATGatatttagatccggctctaaaTGATAGACTATATATCCATTGGTCAGAGTCTATTAGTTACAAAAAGCATTAACTTTTGTTTTTGGATAAAAATCTGTTCTCTCTCACACACTCATCTAAAACTTAACTATGGTTAGACTTAGACATTTAGTATAGGGAAATATTTTGTTCTCCTGTGTGTCGTCCTTTTAATTTATATGTATTTAGAGATTGTGGGTATCTTAGACAGGTAAGATTTGGGATGATTTTGAGGGATGAGTTGACATCAAGAATTGTCCTTTCCAACCAAACCAATCAATAaggctttatatatataattcccTCTTCAtcttaatttttcatcttcAGCAATGGATCAAAATCATAATACCTCAAGTAGAGTGGACGAAGGGTATGAAGACTTGTTGCCGGTGATGGCACAGAAGCTCGACGTCGAGGTGTTTGTGTCTGAGCTTTGCAGCGGTTTTCGGCTGCTTGCTGATGCAACGAAAGGGCTGATTACTGCAGAGAGTTTACGGCGAAATTCAGCGCTGTTGGGAATGGAAGGGATGAACGAGAACGAAGCGGAGTCGATGGTGAGGGAAGGAGATCTTGATGGGGATGGAGCTCTTAATGAAATggaattttgtattttaatggTGAGACTTAGTCCAGGAATGATGGAGGATGCTGAGGCTTGGCTTCAAAAGGCAATTGATGAAGAGCTAAGTAAATCTTCTTGTtagtatttatatatatatatatatatatatatatatatatatatatatatatatatatatatatatatatatatatatttgtgtttgtaatttatatttgaattgtaATAAACTCAAATATAAGTGTAGTTGTTGATTAATGGTTAAATTATATGAGAGAAAGATTTGTGATCTCATGCCATGTTAATTAAGAACTGCTTATAGTTTAATTTGTATAATTATACAGTAAGAGAAATATTTAGGTTCATCTTAAACTTATTGCATCTCCATAACAATTATGGTTTGccaaatgttattattattttttttttttactttcataTCTGTTTGAGATTGAGATTTTggtgaatatatatacatggaaATTGAAACAGGTAAGTCTTGTTTAgtgatctttttttcttttcatttttaaaactAAACCTAAAAATGCTACTTTTTACTCCAATGtttcctttatttattatatacCTTATATTaatggtttaaaaaaaaaccaaaatttaaaaactaaataagttgacttttaaaaaattgtttttattttttaaaatttggttaagagttttttttatttaagatGCATACAAATCATTataagataaaaaaagaaattatatttaatttttgtaaaaataaacaagaatgaaatttgataactaaatattattttcattcgtgtttcctttttctatttcttaTCTAAAAAGTCATCGTCGAAATTGTCTCTCCTTCCATTTCGTTAGAGGTGAGCACACTATAAAAGTGTTTGTTTGACATTAGAGcacaaattttcttttattgtcTTGAGTACTCGAACCTACTTACATGCACTTCGATTAATTTTATTGGACAACTCATCTGGCTCTATGGATGTAAAACTTgtagaaaattaattttcattaagtgACGACTAAGTGAAAGGTTTTTAttgtgatttttttaattaataggAAGTCTTTTTTCCTAATCCTTTGTATGCATCTTTTGGTTTCTACAAGCTTCACTTTTAACTCCCTTCATATATTTGATTGCATATCTATTCAACCCTTTCCCTTGTACTTTTGTTCAAAAAGAATAATTTTTCGGTAATCTAATTTTTGTAAGTTTTTATAGAAAACTATCATTTTATCGTTAAGTTTTAGATCTTGTTTTATTTGgttcttaaaattttaaataaggtaattttaggtttttaagttttgagtttgattttaatttattcgTTAAATCTAAAAGGCCATTTGGGAGAAGGGTTGAGTTATGGAGAGTTAGTATTATGATAAaa is drawn from Cucumis melo cultivar AY chromosome 11, USDA_Cmelo_AY_1.0, whole genome shotgun sequence and contains these coding sequences:
- the LOC127151752 gene encoding calcium-binding protein KIC — its product is MDQNHNTSSRVDEGYEDLLPVMAQKLDVEVFVSELCSGFRLLADATKGLITAESLRRNSALLGMEGMNENEAESMVREGDLDGDGALNEMEFCILMVRLSPGMMEDAEAWLQKAIDEELSKSSC